ATTCGGCAACGCAGGTCGTCGAAGGCGTGACCAAGACCATCACCACTGCGCTCACCCCGAAGCAGTAAACTGCTCATGCGGCTATCCGGCGACGGAACCGCAAGCGAGACAGAGTGAAAATCGAAGCCCTTTACGCCACACGGTTGTAAAGGGCTTCCGTATTATGGGACGAATATGAAACGCCATGGCTTTTCACAACTGGCATGAACGGCCCGGCTCGATTGATTTCAATGCGAAGACAAGCTGGTTCAGCTCCCTGCTGTAGAGATCGTTGTCATGCTCCCAACCGTAAAATGTCGGAATGAAGTTTTTCCTCAGCTCCCTGCCGAGATTCCGTCCGCTCTCCTGATCGGTCAAATCCCACTCGTCGAGCTTGCTCTCCTTGACCAGGCTGACCGGAAAGAGCAGGCGCTGCCCCTCCCGAGACTCTCGCCGCACGCCGTTGATCACCGTGTTTTTCATCCACTCTCCTTTCATGCCGGCATCGGAAACGATCACCAGCATCTTTTCGCAGCACTGGGTCGTGCGGTCGATATGCCCATCGATATAGCGGTCGCTTTTGAGCGTGTCCGGGCAAAGCCAGCACCTGATTCCCTGCGATTGCAAATCGGCGTAAAGACGCTCGACAAAATTCCTGTCACGCATGCTGTGGCTGATGATGCACGAAAGATAATCGAACGGCTGGCCGGAGATGGCGCGAACATGCTCGATCATGCTTTCGGGCAGGCCGCAGCCGCGCATGAACACGTCGGAGAGCTGACCCTGCGAGCGGTAAACAGTGCTGATGCTGACCTCCGACGGCCCCCGGTGAGTGATGGCGTCGAGTCCTTTGACCTTCCGGAGATCGAGATTCATGAAGCTGGTGTGAAAGGTCTCCGACTCGGCGAGATTGGCCATGTTCAGCTCCGCGCTCCTGAAATTGGCAAGGCAGAGATTCGCGCCACCGAGGTTAGCGTCGCAAAGATTCGCACCCGCAAAGTCAACGCCGCTGAGATTGGCACCTGTCAGATTCGCGCCGCTCAGGTTCGCCATGCTGAAATCCGCGCCGCTCAGGTTCGCCCCCTTCAGGTTGGTCCAGCGGAGGCGGGCATCTCCAAAATTGGCCTCGCTGAGATCGGCGTCACTCAGGTCAGCCTCGCTCAGGTCAGCCTCGCTCAGATCGGCATCGTGAAGATTGGCGTGATGGAGGTTCGCGTCCCTGAGATCGGCATCGTGCAGATTGGCCTCATGGAGATCGGCATCGTGCAGATCCGCGCCGATAAGATCGGCATCATCGAGCATCGTGTCGTGAAGATCAGCCTCGCCAATATTCGCCATGCTCAACGCCACGCCAGAAAGATCGGCCCAGCTCAGGAGCGCCTCGCGCATGTCGCACTCGTTGAGGTTGGCGCAGTTGAGTTTCGACTGGGTGAGAATCGCCCCCTTCAGGTTGGCATGATTGAGGTCGGTCATCGAAAGGTTCGCCCCCTCCAGAATAGCGCCGCTGATGTCGGCCCGCACCAGATTTGCACCGCTGATGTCAGCATTGGAAAAATCGGTCTGCCGCAAATCAGCACCCGCGAAGTTAGCGCCGTTCAGTTTCGCGTCGCGGAATAGCGCCTTGCTGAGGTTCGCGCCGCTGAAATTGGCCGCCTTGAAGCTCGCGCCGCTGAGGTCGGCTTCTGAGAGATCGAGTTCCCTGAAGTCTCGCTTGTTGAACTCCACGACTTCATCGGGATGCGCTTTGCGGTAGCGATTCCACTCCGGCACCGATCTGAGCAACAGTTCAAGAGCCTCTGCGGTTTTCGTCTGCGGATTCACGGCTCCGGTTTGCCGGTCAGTGTTTGGCTCTTTTTTGTTCATGGAAGTCGGAATAAAATTTTATCTATGAAACGGATTTCATGAAAAAAACTGCCAACGATACCCGCCGATTTTCAGGATGTCACGCAAATAGAATATCCAGAACGAAATCGCAAGATTTTCCCGACAGAAGCAGAAGCTTGCTGATTATTGATGCAATAAAACAATACCCCACTCGGCATTACCCTCCCTCTATCAGAACAGTCATGAGATATATTTGTTCATGCAAACAAAATTCAGTCATTACCTAAACACTTCAACAGCATGAAAACGTTTTCGGATTTGTCGAAACCTGCGCTCCCCCTCTCGATTTACTGCGTCGGCAAAAACTACCCGGATCACGCCAGAGAGATGGCTTCGTGGGAGCCGGAGAAGCCCGCGCTTCCGCCTGAAGAGGAGCCGATCATCTTCATGAAACCCGGCACGGCCCTTTCGGCGGACGACCACACCTCGATTCCCCGCTTCGAAGGGCGACCGGTGAGCACGAGCCTCCATTACGAAGGCGAGCTGGTGCTCCTCGTCGGCGCGGATGCCGACTGCGTGGAGCTTGCCGATGCTCCGGCGTTCATCGCCGGGTACGCCGCGGGACTCGACATGACCTTGCGCGATGTGCAGCTCGAAGCGAAAAAAGCCGGAAATCCGTGGCTGAAATGCAAGGGGTTCCGCCGGAGCGCGCTCGTTTCGGAGTTCATCGCTCCGGAGTCGGCAGGCGCGTGGGAGGAGCTCGCCATTTCGCTCCGGCTGAACGGCGAGCGAAAGCAGCTCTCGAAGGTTGCGAAAATGAGCTTTTCGCCCGCCTATCTCGTGCACTATTTGTCGTATATTTACGGGCTGCGAGCCGGAGATATGATCTTTACCGGCACTCCGGCGGGCGTCGGCAGCGTCCGGCCCGGCGACCGTCTCGACGTTTCGCTCGAAACCGGAGGCGGCGAATCGCAGCCTTTGACATTGGTATCGCTCCAGGCGACTGTTTCCTGAACCATTCACTCCCCGACCATGAGCACTCTTTTTCTGAACGCAAGACTCCTGAATCCCGCTGAAAATCTCGATACCATCGGCTCGATGAAGATCGGCGACGACGGCCTCATCGAAGCGGTCGCGACTGGCGACGAACCGATTCCGGCGCAACCGGGCGACCGCGTCATCGATCTCGCGGGCAAGGTGCTCGCGCCCGGCCTTTTCGACATGCACTGCCACTTCCGCGAGCCGGGCCAGGAGTACAAGGAGACGCTCGAAACCGGTTCCGCCGCCGCCGTGGCTGGCGGGTTCACCGGCGTGGCGCTCATGCCAAACACCCGCCCGGTCATCGACAGCCCGCTCGGCGTGGCCTACATCCGCCACCACAGCGCCGGATTGCCGATCGATCTCGAAGTGATCGGCGCCATGACCGCCGAAAGCAAGGGCGAAGCGCTCGCGCCCTACGGCAAATATGCGTCGTACGGCGTGAAGGCGGTGTCTGACGACGGCACGGCGATCCAGAGTTCGCAGATCATGCGGCTCGCCATCGAGTACGCGGCCAACTTCGACCTGCTCCTGATCCAGCACGCCGAAGACAAGCATCTTACCGCTGGCGGCGTCATGAACGACGGCGCGGTATCGGCCATGCTCGGCCTGAAAGGCATTCCCGAAGTGGCTGAGCCGATCATGATCGCCCGTGACCTGCAACTCGTCGCCTGGCTGAAAAAGCACAAGCTGAACGGCGCGATAGCCGAGCCGCGCTACCACGTGGCGCACATCAGCACCGCCGCGTCGGTCGAGCTGGTGCGCAAGGCCAAAGCCGCCGGGCTGAAGGTCTCCTGCGAAGTGACGCCACACCACTTCACTTTGAGCGAGCACGACCTGGCGGATGCGGTCGAAAAGGGCAACTTCATCATGAAACCGCCGCTCGCCTCGGAGGAGAACCGCGCGGCGCTCGTCGAGGGGCTGCGGGACGGCACCATCGACGCCATCGCCACCGACCACGCGCCTCACGCCCGGCACGAAAAGGAGTGCCCGCCCGACCAGGCGGCCTTCGGCATCATTGGCCTCGAAACCTCGCTCGGCCTGACGATTACCGAGCTGGTCGAAAAAGGGGTCGTCACCCTGTCGCGAGCCATCGAGCTGCTTTCGACCAACCCGCGCCGCATCATGGGCCTCGAAACGATCCTCTTCCAGCCGGGCCAAAAAGCCAACCTCGCGATCATCGATCCCGCCCTCGAGTGGACGGTCAGCGAGGCCGATTTTGGCTCGAAGTCACGAAACACCCCGTTCATGGGCCGCACGCTCAAAGGCAAAGCGCTGGGCATCTTCCACAACGGCAAGTTGACGATGCGGTGACAGGCGATTTCGGTTTCGATCGGGATTCGAGGTTTTATGGCGTCACCCGAGGCAGCAACTATCTTTTATCTTTTTTGTTAACGCTATTTTTCTTACTTTCGGTATCTTTTTAGCTGAATTTGTTGTACAGCGTCAACCCAAAGCATTTCATATACACGACCTATGGCCAAGAAACAAACGTTCGGTGACAAGCAGAAAAAGGGCACAGTTGATTTCAAGATGGCGAAGCTGGTCTATTCGGTGAAGTCCGAAAAAACCAATGCCTGGAAATTCGTCGAGAAGAGCGTCCGCATTCCCAACGGCGAGAACGAGCTCGACGTCCTGAAAAAAGCGATGGCTGGCCAGGGCAAGTAATCCCGGCACAGCTTTCCTGTTTTTTTGTCTGACCTCACCTCATGAGCGATCACCTGACTCATTCCCGGGATGAAAACGCCCGGGAGTGGTTTGAAGAGTGGTTCGACCATCCCCTCTATCTCAAGGTTTATCATCACCGCGACGCCGAAGAGGCCGACCGCTGCGTGCGGACGATTCTCGCGCTGACCGGCATCGATCCGGATCGACAGCCTGCGCCCTCCGTGCTCGACGTCGCCTGCGGCGCTGGCCGCCATGCGCACGCCTTCGCCCGCGCGGGACTCGGCGTGACCGCCAACGACCTCTCCCCCTTCCTGCTCGACCAGGCCAAAGAACAGGCCGCGACGGAGGGAATCGAGATGGAGTTCAGCCGTCAGGACATGCGGACGATCCGCTTCGAGCGCCGCTTCGACCTTGTCGCCCAGCTCTTTTCAAGCTTCGGCTATTTCGAAACCGCCGGGGAAGATCATCAGGTCATCGCCAGCGTCGCCGCATTGCTCCAGCCCGGCGGCTGTTACGTGCTCGACCTCATCAATCCCGCGCAACTGAAGCACAACTTCAAGCCGCGCACCGAACGCAACGCCGGAACGCTCTCGATCATCGAAGAGCGCACGCTCTCGGAAAGTCATGTGACCAAACGGATTACCTTGCGCGAGGAGAGTGGAAAAGAGCACTCATTCTCGGAATCAGTGCGGCTCTACAGCCTCGACGACGCCGTCGCGATGCTCGAATCGGGCGGATTTACCGTTGAACGAGTGGTCGGCGACTACGACGGCGGCCCATTCGACACCGCCACCTCACCGAGGATGATGCTTTTTGCCCGCAAGTCGGCAGAAGCGTGAAGGCCATGAAGGCATTTACCCGACTGTTCTTATGTAATCACTTCAGCAATAACTTTCCAAGCGTGTCGATGCCCGCTTTTCGCCCGACGGCGAGCAGACGCTGGAAGAGTTGGGCCGTGAGGTAGGCGTCACCAGGAGCGGTGTGGCGGTCGTAAAGACAGATGCCGTAACGTTCGCAGAGGTTGTCGAGCCGGTACTCTCCGCTCTTGTGCGCGAGATTGTAGTACGGCCCTTTTTCGAGCCGCTTGGCGAAACTCGCCGTATCGAGCGCTTCGTTGAACAGCTTGATGCCGTATCGCCGCGAGAGCACCCGGCCAACCATGGCGATATCGAAATCGGCGTGATGCGCCACAATCACCCCGTTGCCGAGATAATCGAGAAAACGGCAGACCGCCTCGTCCTCCTCCAGCCCCTGATTGAGATCCCGCTTCAGGATACCATGCACACTGACCGCCTCCTTGCCGCCAATCGCCTCCTGACGAAGCAGCACCTCGAACGAGTCGGCGACATCGATCTTCGACCCGTTCATGGCCACGGCGCCGATCGAAAGTATTCTGTCCCTGACAAGATCGAAACCGCTGGTTTCGGTATCGAAAATGACGAAACGCACCTCCTCAAGCGGTGTATTGCGCTGTAACGGGTGGTCGAACAGACTGACATACCGGCAAATGCTCTCAGGCAGCAGGCCTTTGCGGCAACGCATCGACACCTGGATTTTGCGGACGAGTTCAATCACGGATGTAGTCGAGCTGGTAGCGAAGATTCAGCATGCTCTGAACCTTGCCAATGGTTGTGAAAAGATCTCGCAGCTCCTGCCGCTGCATTTTGTTCAGGTGTTCGGGATCGATGTAGCGTCCCGAAGAGCGCTCGGCCAGGCCATGCTCTGTACGCAGGCGCATGAGGAACTCGTAGGCTTGCGCGGCCTCTTCCGACAGCTCCTGGAACGACGGCAGCAACTGGCCGATGCGCCGGAAACGCTCGACCGTGCCGAGAAACTCCGTGACGCCGAACTCGCACGCCAGCACCCTCGCCGCATCGGAGAGTGGCATCATGGCGCGCGCCTTGATGTCGAACTCGTGCGCGTGCTCGCGGCTCTTCTCGACCAGGAAGTTCCGGAAAAAGCCGAGCGGCGGCGGATTCTGCAGAGCGTTTTTCGCGAAGAATTGCAGGAAGCCCCGCCCGCGCTCGATCTCGGC
This genomic window from Chlorobaculum limnaeum contains:
- a CDS encoding pentapeptide repeat-containing protein codes for the protein MNKKEPNTDRQTGAVNPQTKTAEALELLLRSVPEWNRYRKAHPDEVVEFNKRDFRELDLSEADLSGASFKAANFSGANLSKALFRDAKLNGANFAGADLRQTDFSNADISGANLVRADISGAILEGANLSMTDLNHANLKGAILTQSKLNCANLNECDMREALLSWADLSGVALSMANIGEADLHDTMLDDADLIGADLHDADLHEANLHDADLRDANLHHANLHDADLSEADLSEADLSDADLSEANFGDARLRWTNLKGANLSGADFSMANLSGANLTGANLSGVDFAGANLCDANLGGANLCLANFRSAELNMANLAESETFHTSFMNLDLRKVKGLDAITHRGPSEVSISTVYRSQGQLSDVFMRGCGLPESMIEHVRAISGQPFDYLSCIISHSMRDRNFVERLYADLQSQGIRCWLCPDTLKSDRYIDGHIDRTTQCCEKMLVIVSDAGMKGEWMKNTVINGVRRESREGQRLLFPVSLVKESKLDEWDLTDQESGRNLGRELRKNFIPTFYGWEHDNDLYSRELNQLVFALKSIEPGRSCQL
- a CDS encoding class I SAM-dependent methyltransferase; translated protein: MSDHLTHSRDENAREWFEEWFDHPLYLKVYHHRDAEEADRCVRTILALTGIDPDRQPAPSVLDVACGAGRHAHAFARAGLGVTANDLSPFLLDQAKEQAATEGIEMEFSRQDMRTIRFERRFDLVAQLFSSFGYFETAGEDHQVIASVAALLQPGGCYVLDLINPAQLKHNFKPRTERNAGTLSIIEERTLSESHVTKRITLREESGKEHSFSESVRLYSLDDAVAMLESGGFTVERVVGDYDGGPFDTATSPRMMLFARKSAEA
- a CDS encoding dihydroorotase; its protein translation is MSTLFLNARLLNPAENLDTIGSMKIGDDGLIEAVATGDEPIPAQPGDRVIDLAGKVLAPGLFDMHCHFREPGQEYKETLETGSAAAVAGGFTGVALMPNTRPVIDSPLGVAYIRHHSAGLPIDLEVIGAMTAESKGEALAPYGKYASYGVKAVSDDGTAIQSSQIMRLAIEYAANFDLLLIQHAEDKHLTAGGVMNDGAVSAMLGLKGIPEVAEPIMIARDLQLVAWLKKHKLNGAIAEPRYHVAHISTAASVELVRKAKAAGLKVSCEVTPHHFTLSEHDLADAVEKGNFIMKPPLASEENRAALVEGLRDGTIDAIATDHAPHARHEKECPPDQAAFGIIGLETSLGLTITELVEKGVVTLSRAIELLSTNPRRIMGLETILFQPGQKANLAIIDPALEWTVSEADFGSKSRNTPFMGRTLKGKALGIFHNGKLTMR
- a CDS encoding PolC-type DNA polymerase III, with the protein product MIELVRKIQVSMRCRKGLLPESICRYVSLFDHPLQRNTPLEEVRFVIFDTETSGFDLVRDRILSIGAVAMNGSKIDVADSFEVLLRQEAIGGKEAVSVHGILKRDLNQGLEEDEAVCRFLDYLGNGVIVAHHADFDIAMVGRVLSRRYGIKLFNEALDTASFAKRLEKGPYYNLAHKSGEYRLDNLCERYGICLYDRHTAPGDAYLTAQLFQRLLAVGRKAGIDTLGKLLLK
- a CDS encoding fumarylacetoacetate hydrolase family protein — its product is MKTFSDLSKPALPLSIYCVGKNYPDHAREMASWEPEKPALPPEEEPIIFMKPGTALSADDHTSIPRFEGRPVSTSLHYEGELVLLVGADADCVELADAPAFIAGYAAGLDMTLRDVQLEAKKAGNPWLKCKGFRRSALVSEFIAPESAGAWEELAISLRLNGERKQLSKVAKMSFSPAYLVHYLSYIYGLRAGDMIFTGTPAGVGSVRPGDRLDVSLETGGGESQPLTLVSLQATVS